A single Lactuca sativa cultivar Salinas chromosome 8, Lsat_Salinas_v11, whole genome shotgun sequence DNA region contains:
- the LOC111887407 gene encoding zinc finger CCCH domain-containing protein 39 → MSQHPVNQGATNIFYKTRICDKFLEGNCGNGDSCTFAHGPTDLREPPPNWLELVKDKRGRDLNDEQRIIYQMKICHKFAKTGECSYGEKCNFLHESPAKFKDQITERTTGDSVIKIRTMVECGQPKGSHIIKVSTASSDPNAKFLKNRICSKWETTGMCALGDKCHFAHGIKGIHPFVHLFLVDLYTY, encoded by the coding sequence ATGAGTCAACACCCTGTGAATCAAGGAGCCACCAACATATTCTACAAGACTCGGATCTGTGACAAGTTTCTAGAAGGAAACTGTGGAAATGGTGACAGTTGTACTTTTGCTCATGGCCCTACAGATTTACGTGAACCCCCACCAAATTGGCTAGAACTTGTGAAGGATAAAAGAGGACGGGATTTGAATGATGAGCAAAGAATCATATACCAGATGAAGATATGTCACAAGTTTGCTAAAACGGGTGAATGCTCTTATGGAGAAAAATGTAATTTTCTCCATGAAAGTCCCGCAAAATTCAAGGATCAAATTACAGAAAGAACAACTGGGGATTCTGTAATCAAGATTCGGACTATGGTTGAATGTGGTCAACCCAAAGGCAGTCATATTATCAAAGTTAGTACTGCTAGCAGTGATCCTAATGCTAAGTTTTTGAAAAATCGAATTTGTAGCAAATGGGAAACAACGGGGATGTGTGCACTTGGAGATAAATGTCACTTTGCACATGGGATTAAAGGTATACATCCATTTGTCCATCTGTTTTTAGTTGATTTATATACATACTAG